The Bacteroides acidifaciens genome includes a region encoding these proteins:
- a CDS encoding IbrB-like domain-containing protein — protein MSVDKSPVYEVKAVPVEKVHANDYNPNVVAPPEMKLLELSIWEDGFTMPCVCYYNKEEDNYILVDGYHRYTVLKTSQRIYKRENGLLPIVVIDKDLSNRMSSTIRHNRARGMHNIELMCNIVAELDKAGMSDQWIMKNIGMDRDELLRLKQISGLADLFANREFSIPDEVAPTETERKVL, from the coding sequence ATGAGTGTAGATAAAAGCCCTGTTTACGAAGTAAAAGCGGTGCCCGTAGAGAAAGTACATGCAAACGATTATAATCCGAATGTCGTAGCGCCGCCTGAAATGAAGTTGCTCGAACTTTCCATTTGGGAAGATGGCTTTACGATGCCATGTGTGTGTTATTACAACAAAGAAGAAGATAACTATATTCTGGTGGACGGTTATCACCGTTATACTGTACTGAAAACGTCGCAACGTATCTATAAACGCGAGAACGGACTGCTCCCGATTGTAGTGATAGATAAAGACTTGTCGAATCGTATGAGCTCGACGATACGGCACAATCGTGCCCGTGGGATGCACAACATTGAATTGATGTGTAATATTGTTGCGGAACTCGACAAGGCAGGTATGTCCGACCAGTGGATTATGAAAAATATCGGTATGGACCGTGACGAATTGTTACGTCTGAAACAAATTTCGGGTTTGGCGGATCTCTTTGCCAACCGGGAATTCAGTATTCCTGACGAAGTTGCGCCTACAGAAACAGAACGCAAGGTGTTATAA
- a CDS encoding DUF4838 domain-containing protein, with amino-acid sequence MFFLIVWMCTSFAYAQIPLIKDGKTKAKVILEEDNHVNRVAANLFQSFVQKITGKTLPIVIKQIPQKGDIFIGGETTKEVTEDGFFISTQDGILRVSGKDNGVVYGIVTLLEQYLGVDYWGENEYSLTPQRTINLPLINKIDNPAFRYRQTQCYAIRTDSVYKWWNRLEEPSEVFAAGYWVHTFDKLLPSSVYGKEHPEYYSYFKGKRHPGKASQWCLSNPEVFEIVAQRVDSIFKANPDKHIMSVSQNDGNYTNCTCDACKAIDDREGALSGSIITFLNKLATRFPDKEFSTLAYLYTMNPPKHVKPLPNVNIMLCDIDCDREVTLTENASGKQFVKAMEGWSAITDNIFVWDYGINFDNYLAPFPNFHILQDNIRLFKKNHATMHFSQIAGSRGGDFAELRAYLVSKLMWNPEANVDSLMQHFLHGYYGEAAPYLYQYIKVMEGALIGSGQRLWIYDSPVSHKYGMLKPALMRRYNDLFDLAEKAVEANDTFLKRVQRARLPLQYSELEIARTETVKDLADIDKKLTLFEERVKEFNVPTLNERSNSPIEYCELYRKRYMPQTERSLALGAKVSYIIPPTGKYVEIGKTALVDGLFGGATFVDSWVGWEGTDGAFIIDLGAEKEIRSVETDFLHQIGAWILFPLQVTYSYSTDGEQYTLWGTTDLAEERSGKVGFRGVKTESATPIRTRYVKVEVTGTKECPTWHYGVGHPSWFFIDEVIIK; translated from the coding sequence ATGTTCTTTTTGATTGTATGGATGTGCACGTCTTTTGCATATGCCCAAATACCTTTAATAAAAGACGGAAAGACGAAAGCAAAGGTTATATTAGAAGAAGATAACCATGTGAATAGGGTAGCTGCTAATCTTTTTCAATCTTTCGTTCAAAAAATAACGGGCAAAACTTTGCCTATTGTAATAAAACAGATTCCACAAAAAGGAGATATCTTTATTGGTGGAGAAACTACTAAGGAAGTGACAGAGGATGGATTCTTTATTTCTACTCAAGATGGCATTTTGAGAGTTTCAGGTAAAGACAATGGAGTCGTTTATGGAATCGTAACCTTATTAGAACAATATTTAGGCGTTGATTACTGGGGAGAAAATGAATATTCTCTCACACCACAGAGAACAATAAATTTGCCTTTGATTAATAAAATAGACAATCCGGCTTTCCGTTATCGCCAGACGCAATGTTATGCTATCCGTACGGACTCTGTCTATAAATGGTGGAATCGGCTGGAAGAACCCAGTGAAGTCTTTGCTGCCGGTTATTGGGTGCATACCTTTGATAAATTATTACCTTCCTCTGTCTATGGAAAAGAACATCCTGAATATTATTCTTATTTTAAGGGGAAACGTCATCCGGGAAAGGCTAGCCAGTGGTGCTTGAGTAACCCGGAAGTCTTTGAGATTGTAGCACAACGCGTTGATTCTATTTTTAAGGCAAATCCTGATAAACACATTATGTCTGTAAGCCAGAATGACGGTAACTATACAAATTGTACTTGTGATGCATGTAAGGCTATTGATGATAGGGAAGGGGCATTGTCAGGGAGTATAATCACCTTTTTGAATAAATTGGCTACCCGTTTTCCTGATAAGGAGTTTTCTACCTTGGCTTATTTATACACAATGAACCCGCCGAAGCATGTGAAACCATTGCCTAATGTAAATATAATGCTTTGTGATATTGATTGTGACCGCGAAGTGACATTGACTGAGAATGCTTCAGGTAAGCAATTTGTGAAGGCAATGGAGGGCTGGTCTGCTATAACTGATAATATATTTGTTTGGGATTATGGTATTAACTTTGATAATTATCTTGCTCCATTCCCCAATTTCCATATCTTGCAGGATAATATCCGCCTTTTCAAGAAGAATCATGCTACCATGCACTTTTCTCAGATAGCAGGAAGCAGGGGTGGAGACTTTGCAGAGTTGCGTGCTTATCTGGTATCGAAGTTGATGTGGAATCCGGAAGCTAATGTAGACTCATTGATGCAACATTTTCTGCATGGCTACTATGGCGAAGCTGCACCTTACCTTTATCAATATATAAAAGTGATGGAAGGTGCGTTGATTGGCAGTGGACAAAGACTATGGATTTATGATTCGCCTGTCTCCCATAAATATGGAATGTTGAAACCGGCCTTGATGCGTCGTTACAATGATTTGTTTGATTTGGCGGAAAAAGCAGTTGAAGCAAATGATACATTCTTGAAAAGAGTGCAGCGTGCCCGTTTGCCGCTTCAGTATTCTGAGTTGGAAATAGCGCGTACGGAAACCGTGAAAGACTTAGCTGATATAGATAAAAAGTTGACACTTTTTGAGGAGAGAGTGAAAGAGTTTAATGTTCCTACATTGAATGAACGTTCTAATTCACCGATAGAGTACTGCGAGCTATACCGTAAACGTTATATGCCGCAGACCGAACGGAGTTTGGCATTAGGAGCCAAGGTTTCTTATATTATTCCGCCTACCGGGAAATATGTAGAGATAGGAAAGACGGCATTAGTGGACGGACTGTTTGGCGGAGCTACTTTTGTTGACAGTTGGGTAGGCTGGGAAGGAACCGATGGTGCGTTCATCATAGATTTAGGAGCAGAAAAGGAGATTCGTAGTGTAGAAACAGATTTCTTACATCAGATAGGGGCGTGGATTCTCTTTCCTTTGCAAGTTACCTATTCTTATTCGACGGATGGAGAACAATATACTTTGTGGGGCACGACTGATTTGGCAGAAGAACGCTCCGGTAAGGTCGGATTCCGCGGAGTCAAGACAGAATCTGCAACGCCGATAAGGACACGTTATGTAAAAGTGGAAGTTACAGGAACGAAAGAATGTCCGACCTGGCATTATGGTGTAGGGCATCCTTCATGGTTTTTCATAGACGAAGTGATAATAAAATAA
- a CDS encoding PD-(D/E)XK nuclease family protein produces MQTFLQLVAHDLYSKIGNDLSRTVLVFPNKRANLFFNEYLAGESDQPIWAPAAMSISDLFQKLSVQKTGDPIRLVCELYKVFKEETQSQETLDDFYFWGELLISDFDDVDKNMVDADKLFSNLQDLKNLMDDYDFLDKEQEEAIRQFFQNFSIERRTELKAKFISLWDKLSSIYHRYQENLAELGIAYEGMLYRNVIEQLDTDRLKYDKYIFVGFNVLNKVEHQLFKLLQDADKAMFYWDYDIFYTQQIKKHEAGEFLKRNLQDFPNELPDSYFDSFKTPKNIRYISASTENAQARFLPEWIRTTFSNSECEEKENAVVLCNEALLLPILHSIPQEVKNVNITMGFPLAQTPVYSFINAAMELQTNGYRSDTGRFTYEAVSAILKHPYTQQLSTHADSLEDELTKTNRFYPLPSELKQDDFLANLFTPRSGIKDLCDYLVGLIKDISILYRKEGEYNDIFNQLYRESLFQSHLKINRLYSLIESGELNVRTDTLKRLISKVLTASNIPFHGEPAIGMQVMGVLETRNLDFRNLVMLSLNEGQLPKSGGESSFIPYNLRKAFGMTTIEHKNAVYAYYFYRLIQRAENITLLYNTSSDGLNRGEESRFMLQLLVEGPHEITREYLEAGQSPQSNQEIQIEKTPKVLRRIYRAYDSTNPKSVILSPSALNAYLDCRLRFYYRYVAGLKTPDEVSAEIDSALFGTIFHLSAQLAYTELTANGNMIQKEDLERLLRDEVKLQSYVDRAFKKELFKVAPEEKPEYNGVQLINSKVILSYLKQLLRNDLQYTPFEMIAMEEKVVEEITIRTGQGPFTLRLGGTIDRMDAKEGTLRIVDYKTGGSPKTPANIEQLFTPSETRPNYIFQTFLYAAIMSRKQSLMVAPALLYIHRAASESYSPVIEMGEPRKPKMPVNNFAFFEDEFRERLQALLEEIFDEKEAFTQTEDIKKCSYCDFKAICKR; encoded by the coding sequence ATGCAAACATTTCTCCAACTAGTCGCTCACGATTTATATTCCAAAATAGGAAACGACCTGTCACGTACGGTACTCGTTTTCCCGAACAAGCGTGCCAACCTGTTTTTCAATGAATACCTGGCAGGAGAATCCGACCAACCAATTTGGGCTCCCGCTGCAATGAGTATCAGCGACCTGTTTCAGAAACTATCTGTACAGAAAACCGGTGACCCTATCCGATTAGTTTGCGAACTTTATAAAGTGTTCAAGGAAGAAACACAAAGCCAGGAGACATTGGATGATTTCTACTTTTGGGGAGAACTGCTTATCAGCGACTTCGATGATGTAGATAAGAACATGGTAGATGCAGACAAACTCTTCAGCAATCTGCAAGACTTGAAGAACCTGATGGATGACTATGACTTTCTGGACAAAGAGCAAGAAGAAGCTATCCGGCAATTCTTCCAGAATTTCTCTATCGAACGCCGGACGGAACTTAAGGCGAAGTTTATTTCCCTTTGGGACAAACTAAGCTCTATTTATCATCGCTATCAGGAGAACCTCGCAGAGCTAGGCATTGCCTACGAAGGTATGCTCTACCGGAATGTCATCGAGCAGCTCGATACTGACCGGCTCAAATATGACAAATATATATTCGTCGGTTTTAATGTACTGAATAAAGTAGAACACCAACTCTTCAAACTGCTGCAGGACGCAGATAAAGCCATGTTCTATTGGGATTATGATATATTCTATACCCAACAAATCAAGAAGCATGAAGCCGGAGAATTCCTTAAACGTAACTTACAGGATTTCCCGAACGAGCTTCCGGATAGTTATTTCGACTCTTTCAAAACACCCAAAAATATACGCTACATTTCCGCATCTACCGAAAATGCACAAGCGCGCTTCCTTCCCGAATGGATACGTACAACCTTCTCTAATAGTGAATGTGAAGAAAAAGAAAATGCAGTAGTACTCTGTAACGAAGCACTGTTGCTTCCCATACTCCATTCCATTCCGCAAGAAGTGAAGAACGTCAATATCACTATGGGATTCCCATTGGCGCAAACTCCCGTATACAGCTTTATCAACGCAGCAATGGAATTGCAGACCAATGGTTATCGTAGCGATACCGGACGATTTACCTACGAAGCAGTATCGGCTATATTGAAACATCCCTACACTCAACAACTGTCCACTCATGCCGATTCACTGGAAGATGAACTGACAAAGACAAACCGCTTCTATCCGCTCCCTTCGGAATTAAAACAAGATGACTTCCTAGCCAATCTCTTCACTCCCCGCAGCGGCATCAAGGACTTATGCGACTACCTTGTCGGACTAATCAAAGATATCTCCATCCTGTACCGCAAGGAAGGAGAATACAATGACATTTTCAATCAACTTTATAGAGAATCCCTATTCCAGAGCCATCTTAAAATCAACCGTCTCTATAGCTTGATTGAAAGTGGAGAACTGAACGTTCGCACCGACACATTAAAAAGGCTGATTAGCAAAGTACTGACTGCCTCTAATATCCCTTTCCACGGCGAGCCTGCCATCGGAATGCAAGTGATGGGCGTATTGGAAACGCGTAATCTTGACTTCCGCAACCTTGTGATGCTATCTCTCAATGAAGGACAACTGCCCAAATCCGGTGGAGAATCCTCATTCATCCCATACAATCTTCGAAAGGCTTTCGGCATGACGACCATCGAACACAAAAATGCGGTTTACGCCTACTACTTCTACCGCCTGATACAACGGGCAGAGAATATCACTTTACTCTACAACACCTCTTCAGATGGCTTGAATCGTGGAGAAGAATCCCGTTTCATGCTACAATTATTAGTGGAAGGACCTCACGAAATCACCCGTGAATATCTGGAAGCCGGACAATCTCCGCAAAGCAATCAAGAGATACAAATCGAGAAGACACCGAAGGTATTAAGACGAATTTACCGTGCTTACGACAGCACCAACCCGAAATCCGTCATTCTTTCCCCTTCCGCCCTTAACGCATACCTCGATTGTCGGTTGAGATTTTACTACCGGTATGTGGCAGGACTAAAGACTCCTGATGAAGTCAGTGCAGAAATCGACTCCGCTCTGTTCGGAACGATTTTCCATCTCTCCGCCCAACTGGCATATACCGAGCTGACAGCCAACGGAAATATGATACAGAAAGAAGACCTGGAACGCTTACTCCGTGATGAGGTCAAACTGCAAAGCTATGTTGACCGAGCATTCAAGAAAGAACTATTCAAGGTAGCTCCTGAAGAAAAACCCGAATACAATGGCGTGCAACTTATCAACTCCAAAGTCATTCTCTCCTATCTGAAACAGTTGTTACGCAATGACCTTCAATATACTCCTTTTGAAATGATTGCCATGGAAGAGAAAGTTGTAGAAGAAATAACTATCCGCACCGGACAAGGCCCGTTCACTCTCCGTTTGGGTGGAACAATAGACCGTATGGACGCTAAGGAAGGAACTTTGAGAATCGTTGATTACAAAACCGGCGGAAGCCCCAAAACACCAGCCAATATAGAGCAGTTGTTTACCCCTTCGGAAACACGCCCGAATTATATCTTCCAGACATTTCTCTATGCTGCCATTATGAGCCGGAAACAATCGCTGATGGTAGCTCCTGCCCTACTCTATATCCACCGAGCAGCATCGGAAAGTTATTCGCCCGTTATTGAAATGGGAGAACCCCGCAAACCGAAAATGCCGGTAAATAACTTCGCCTTTTTTGAGGACGAATTCCGCGAACGCCTGCAAGCACTATTAGAAGAGATTTTCGATGAGAAAGAAGCTTTTACGCAAACCGAAGATATAAAGAAATGTTCGTACTGCGACTTTAAGGCAATCTGTAAACGATAG
- a CDS encoding MFS transporter, with protein sequence MQQNKIASQRNSISPACWVPTAYFAMGLPFIAINLVSVFMFKDLGISDTQITLWTSLIMAPWTFKFLWSPFLEMYRTKKFFVLVTELLSGVLFGIVAFSLFFDYFFAISISTMAIIAFSGATHDIACDGVYMAELNKEDQAKYIGVQGAFYNVAKLVANGGLVAMAGTLAEHFGAIEGASIEANKGAYTSAWMIIFAVIAVIMVLIGIYHIKILPSSQIPSTTKKTSSEIERELMTVIEAFLTKEHIFYYICFILLYRLAEGFIMKIAPLFLRASRDAGGLGLSLTEIGTLNGVFGSAAFVLGSLLAGIYVSKFGLKKTLFTLCCIFNLPFVAYTFLAVVQPTDVYLIGTCITMEYFGYGFGFVGLTLFMMQQIAPGKHQMSHYAFASGIMNLGVMFPGMASGYLSDLLGYRNFFIYVLIATIPAFLITYFIPFTYDDSKK encoded by the coding sequence ATGCAACAGAATAAAATTGCTTCTCAACGAAACTCTATCAGCCCGGCTTGCTGGGTTCCTACCGCTTATTTTGCAATGGGGCTTCCCTTTATTGCTATTAATCTGGTTTCCGTATTCATGTTTAAGGATTTGGGAATTTCCGATACACAAATCACCTTGTGGACTTCCCTTATTATGGCACCTTGGACATTTAAATTCTTATGGAGTCCTTTTCTTGAAATGTATCGAACAAAGAAATTCTTTGTATTGGTCACAGAATTGCTGAGTGGAGTCTTGTTTGGTATAGTAGCCTTTTCTTTATTCTTCGATTACTTTTTTGCCATAAGTATTTCTACAATGGCTATAATAGCTTTTAGTGGAGCAACACACGATATAGCCTGTGACGGTGTGTATATGGCCGAATTAAACAAAGAAGATCAAGCGAAATATATTGGAGTACAAGGTGCTTTTTATAATGTAGCCAAATTAGTTGCCAATGGTGGATTGGTTGCTATGGCAGGTACATTGGCCGAACATTTTGGAGCCATAGAAGGTGCTTCTATAGAAGCTAATAAAGGAGCATATACATCTGCATGGATGATCATTTTTGCGGTTATTGCAGTGATTATGGTGTTGATTGGCATTTACCATATAAAAATTTTACCTTCTTCACAAATTCCGTCAACAACAAAGAAAACGTCATCAGAGATTGAAAGAGAATTGATGACGGTTATTGAAGCCTTCTTAACAAAGGAACATATATTCTATTATATCTGCTTTATTCTTTTATATCGCCTGGCGGAAGGATTTATAATGAAGATTGCGCCGTTATTTCTGCGTGCTTCAAGAGATGCCGGTGGGTTAGGATTGTCCTTGACGGAGATTGGTACGTTAAATGGAGTTTTTGGTTCTGCAGCTTTTGTACTTGGCTCTTTGTTGGCAGGTATTTATGTCTCCAAGTTCGGATTGAAGAAGACACTTTTTACTCTTTGTTGTATATTTAATCTTCCGTTTGTCGCATATACTTTCCTGGCAGTTGTACAGCCTACTGACGTGTATCTGATAGGAACATGTATAACGATGGAATATTTCGGATATGGTTTTGGTTTTGTCGGACTGACATTGTTTATGATGCAACAGATTGCTCCGGGAAAACATCAGATGTCGCATTATGCATTTGCATCAGGAATTATGAACTTAGGAGTAATGTTTCCAGGAATGGCGAGTGGCTATCTTAGTGACTTGCTGGGCTATCGGAACTTCTTTATTTATGTCTTGATTGCGACTATTCCTGCTTTTCTGATTACTTACTTCATACCTTTTACGTATGATGATTCAAAAAAATAA
- a CDS encoding UvrD-helicase domain-containing protein yields the protein MSELLVYKASAGSGKTFTLAVEYIKLLILNPRAYRQILAVTFTNKATAEMKERILSQLYGIQTSDKDSEAYLNRIKEETGKTEQEIREAAGVALSYMLHDYSRFRVETIDSFFQSVMRNLARELELSPNLNIELNNTEVLSDAVDSMIEKLGPTSPVLAWLLDYINERIADDKRWNVSDEVKSFGRNIFDEGYIEKGEKLRERLRNPDTIKEYRKHLKALETEVLEQMKGFYDQFEGELDGHALTADDLKGGSRGIGSYFRKLNNGILGNDIRNVTVEKCLEDAKNWAAKTSPRYADIINLANSSLMQVLEDAEKLRPRNNMLLNSCRLSLQHLNKVQLLANIDEEVRQLNHDNNRFLLSDTNALLHQLVKDGDSSFVFEKIGTNIRNVMIDEFQDTSRMQWGNFKLLLLEGLSQGANSLIVGDVKQSIYRWRNGDWGILNGLNDHIEHFPIRVKTLATNRRSETTVIRFNNHIFTAAADYLNGVYQQQLGKDCEDLQKAYADVVQESPRSTEKGYVKVSFLEPDEEHDYTGQTLISLGAEVEHLLANGVRLNDIAILVRKNKSIPRIADYFDKELHYKIVSDEAFRLNASLAICMMMDALRYLSDENNKIARAQLAVAYQNEVLQKGLDWNALLLLPVENYLPSAFLERIKELRLMPLYELLEELFSIFEMKNIKAQDAYLFAFFDAVTDYLQNNSSELDAFIRYWDETLCSKTIPSGEVEGIRIFSIHKSKGLEFHTVLLPFCDWKLENETNNQLVWCAPQAAPFNALDILPINYSTQMAESIYGNDYLHERLQLWVDNLNLLYVAFTRAGKNLIIWSKKAQKGTMSELLANALPVVALKEGIDWEEECYEQGRLCPSEEDKAKTSTNKLTQKPEKLPVQMESMRHDIEFRQSNRSADFIQGIEEEESDDRFINRGRLLHTLFSVIETAEDIEPAIDRLIFEGVIRNEEKEEMAREVAQKAFSSLEIQDWYSGEWTLFNECAIIYKEKGALQTRRPDRVMMKDGQVVVVDFKFGKENPKYNKQVKGYMQLLTKMGYENITGYLWYVDEERIEKV from the coding sequence ATGAGCGAACTCCTTGTTTATAAAGCCTCTGCAGGATCGGGAAAAACATTTACCCTGGCTGTAGAATATATTAAGCTACTTATTCTCAATCCACGCGCCTATCGGCAGATTTTGGCTGTAACCTTTACAAACAAAGCCACGGCAGAGATGAAAGAACGCATTCTCAGCCAGCTTTATGGTATCCAGACGAGTGATAAAGATTCTGAAGCCTATCTCAACCGTATCAAGGAAGAGACTGGTAAAACGGAGCAGGAAATACGTGAAGCAGCAGGTGTTGCCCTCAGCTATATGTTGCATGATTACAGCCGTTTCCGGGTAGAGACAATCGACTCTTTCTTCCAGTCCGTCATGCGTAACCTGGCACGGGAATTGGAACTCAGTCCGAACCTGAATATAGAACTGAACAACACCGAAGTACTTAGTGACGCAGTGGACAGTATGATTGAAAAGTTAGGTCCTACCTCCCCTGTCCTCGCCTGGTTGTTAGACTATATCAACGAACGGATTGCCGACGATAAACGTTGGAACGTATCGGACGAAGTCAAGAGTTTCGGACGCAATATATTTGATGAAGGCTACATTGAGAAAGGAGAAAAACTTCGTGAACGACTGCGCAACCCGGATACTATCAAAGAATACCGTAAACACCTGAAAGCCCTAGAGACTGAGGTTTTGGAACAAATGAAAGGCTTCTACGACCAATTCGAAGGAGAACTGGACGGACACGCATTGACTGCCGATGACCTGAAAGGTGGCTCACGAGGAATCGGCAGCTACTTCCGTAAACTCAACAATGGGATTTTAGGTAACGATATACGTAATGTCACAGTGGAAAAATGTCTGGAAGACGCCAAGAACTGGGCAGCCAAGACCTCACCCCGCTATGCGGATATCATAAACTTGGCTAATTCCAGCCTTATGCAAGTTCTGGAAGATGCCGAAAAGTTACGTCCACGAAACAATATGCTGCTGAACAGTTGCCGGCTGTCCCTGCAACATCTCAATAAAGTACAACTTCTCGCCAATATCGACGAAGAAGTACGCCAACTGAACCACGATAACAACCGGTTCCTACTGTCAGACACCAACGCCCTACTCCATCAATTAGTAAAAGACGGCGATTCTTCTTTTGTATTCGAAAAGATAGGGACGAATATCCGCAATGTCATGATAGACGAGTTTCAAGATACCAGCCGAATGCAATGGGGTAACTTCAAACTACTTTTACTCGAAGGATTATCCCAAGGGGCAAACAGCCTGATTGTCGGAGACGTGAAGCAATCTATCTACCGTTGGAGAAATGGGGATTGGGGAATTCTCAACGGACTGAACGACCATATCGAACATTTCCCGATTCGTGTCAAGACATTGGCTACCAACCGGCGTAGTGAGACCACTGTCATCCGGTTCAACAACCATATATTCACAGCTGCTGCCGACTATCTGAACGGAGTTTACCAGCAACAACTCGGCAAAGATTGCGAAGACCTACAAAAAGCCTATGCCGATGTCGTGCAGGAATCTCCCCGAAGTACAGAAAAGGGATATGTAAAAGTCTCTTTTCTCGAACCCGACGAAGAGCACGACTATACCGGACAGACACTAATCAGCCTGGGAGCAGAAGTAGAACATCTGCTTGCCAACGGTGTACGGCTAAATGACATAGCCATCCTTGTACGAAAGAACAAAAGCATCCCACGCATCGCTGATTATTTTGACAAAGAGCTGCATTACAAAATAGTATCGGATGAAGCATTCCGCCTGAATGCTTCCTTGGCTATTTGTATGATGATGGATGCTTTGCGCTATCTCTCGGACGAAAACAATAAGATAGCCCGTGCCCAACTGGCAGTAGCCTATCAGAACGAAGTTTTACAAAAAGGGCTGGACTGGAATGCCCTCCTGCTTCTTCCTGTCGAAAACTATCTTCCATCCGCATTTCTTGAAAGGATAAAAGAACTGAGGCTAATGCCTCTCTATGAATTGTTAGAGGAACTATTCAGCATCTTCGAGATGAAGAATATCAAGGCCCAGGATGCTTACTTGTTTGCCTTTTTTGATGCAGTAACGGATTACCTGCAAAACAACTCTTCCGAGCTTGACGCATTCATCCGTTATTGGGATGAAACATTATGCAGCAAAACGATTCCAAGCGGAGAGGTAGAAGGTATCCGAATCTTCTCCATACACAAATCCAAAGGATTGGAATTCCACACAGTGCTTCTTCCTTTCTGTGACTGGAAATTAGAGAATGAAACGAATAACCAATTAGTATGGTGTGCCCCTCAGGCAGCCCCCTTCAACGCTTTGGATATTCTTCCTATCAACTACTCCACGCAGATGGCGGAATCCATATATGGAAACGACTATCTGCACGAACGCTTGCAACTATGGGTAGACAACTTAAATTTGCTGTACGTCGCTTTCACCCGGGCAGGAAAGAATCTTATCATCTGGAGCAAAAAAGCCCAGAAAGGTACAATGTCGGAACTATTGGCAAACGCACTCCCTGTCGTAGCGCTCAAAGAAGGGATAGATTGGGAAGAAGAGTGTTATGAACAAGGTAGACTCTGCCCTTCGGAAGAAGATAAAGCTAAGACCTCTACCAATAAGCTTACTCAGAAACCGGAAAAGCTACCTGTTCAAATGGAGTCCATGCGCCATGATATTGAATTCCGCCAGTCCAACCGCTCAGCGGACTTCATACAAGGAATTGAAGAAGAGGAATCCGACGACCGTTTTATCAATCGCGGACGTTTGCTGCATACCCTATTCTCCGTTATCGAAACGGCAGAGGATATTGAACCCGCCATTGACCGGCTTATCTTTGAAGGAGTAATCAGAAACGAAGAAAAAGAGGAAATGGCACGTGAAGTCGCACAAAAGGCTTTCTCATCCCTCGAGATACAAGACTGGTATTCAGGAGAATGGACACTGTTCAACGAATGTGCCATCATTTACAAGGAAAAAGGAGCCTTGCAAACTCGCCGTCCCGACCGTGTAATGATGAAAGACGGGCAGGTAGTTGTCGTCGATTTTAAATTCGGCAAAGAGAATCCCAAATACAATAAGCAAGTGAAAGGATATATGCAACTGCTCACAAAAATGGGATATGAGAATATTACCGGATATTTGTGGTATGTAGACGAAGAAAGAATAGAAAAAGTCTAA